From the Rhodoferax sp. WC2427 genome, one window contains:
- a CDS encoding putative bifunctional diguanylate cyclase/phosphodiesterase, protein MVVYLAQDVAWMLVLGVVQCLHVRLWHDQRRAGQVATGLLFGMVCVLGMAEPYVPLPGIAVSGGSVVMGILGLFGGLLSACVAVVVVAVYHLWRGSPHMVMVFAALLVSVGLGLVYRRAVVRRRAQVDVPSLLVFGVVLQLCQIGFLALSPLEPRAIASIATALILVFTPATLLLALVLQEGQRRDALDVALRESETRFRTLIKDIPGVSVQAYAPDGTTRYWNKASERLYGFTAEEAIGRNLRDLIIPPPMREGVRQAMEHMFATREAIPAGELVLQHKDGSGVPVFSSHAFVQAPGRPPEMFCVDIDLSLRYRVEAELAIAATAFEAQEGVVVTDPEQRILRVNKAFTQSLGYSDAEALGKTLALLKSDRDTDVYFVGIQQALRRTGKWAGEIWSRRKNGEVFPQWVNINAVYDAAGEVSYFVATLSDITLRKAAEDQIRQLAFFDPLTELPNRRLLMDRLQRALSSSDRNKRTGALLFIDLDNFKTLNDTRGHDKGDLLLRQAAQRLSACIRDCDTVARLGGDEFLVVLENLDSSAAAAAADVRAVGEKIVTALNQPYQLGDFDFNSTASVGVALYSGLSLSMDELLKQADLAMYQAKAAGRNGLRFFDPAMQAVVNARAALESDLRLAISQRQFDLYYQPQVDGQGRITGAEALLRWPHPVRGMVSPASFIPLAEETGHILPLGHWVLETACKQLVQWSQQPQMEPLVLAVNVSARQFREPTFVGGVLALLAATGANPKRLKLELTESMLIDNLEEMVGKMAALQAQGIGLSLDDFGTGYSSLSYLKRLPLDQLKIDQSFVRDVLNDPSDAAIARTVVALAQNLGLGVMAEGVETLAQKEFLAQCGCHAYQGFLFSRALPAAQFVEFVQRSEATA, encoded by the coding sequence TGTATATCTTGCCCAGGATGTGGCTTGGATGTTGGTGCTGGGTGTGGTGCAGTGTTTGCACGTGCGTTTGTGGCACGACCAGCGCCGGGCAGGCCAGGTGGCCACGGGCCTCCTGTTTGGCATGGTGTGTGTGCTGGGCATGGCCGAGCCCTACGTACCGCTGCCGGGTATCGCCGTGTCCGGTGGCTCGGTGGTCATGGGCATTCTGGGGCTGTTCGGCGGTCTTTTGTCGGCCTGCGTGGCGGTTGTGGTGGTGGCGGTGTACCACCTTTGGCGTGGCTCGCCCCACATGGTGATGGTGTTTGCGGCCTTACTGGTCAGCGTAGGCCTGGGCTTGGTGTACCGCCGCGCGGTGGTCCGACGCCGGGCGCAGGTGGATGTGCCGTCGCTGCTGGTGTTTGGCGTGGTGTTACAGCTGTGCCAGATCGGGTTTTTAGCCCTGTCGCCGCTGGAGCCACGGGCCATCGCGTCGATCGCTACCGCGCTGATTCTGGTATTCACCCCGGCCACCTTGTTGCTGGCCTTGGTGCTGCAGGAGGGGCAGCGCCGCGACGCGCTGGATGTGGCGCTGCGCGAGTCCGAGACGCGCTTTCGCACCCTGATCAAGGATATCCCGGGGGTTTCGGTGCAGGCCTACGCGCCGGACGGCACCACCCGCTACTGGAACAAGGCTTCCGAGCGTCTGTACGGCTTTACGGCCGAGGAAGCCATTGGCCGCAATTTGCGCGACCTGATCATTCCGCCGCCCATGCGCGAAGGCGTGCGCCAGGCGATGGAGCACATGTTTGCCACCCGCGAGGCTATTCCCGCAGGCGAGTTGGTGCTGCAGCACAAGGACGGCAGCGGCGTGCCCGTGTTCTCCAGCCATGCGTTTGTGCAGGCACCGGGGCGACCGCCGGAAATGTTTTGTGTGGACATCGACTTGTCGCTCCGTTACCGTGTGGAGGCCGAACTGGCCATTGCCGCCACTGCGTTTGAAGCCCAGGAGGGGGTGGTGGTCACCGACCCCGAGCAGCGCATTCTGCGCGTCAACAAAGCCTTCACCCAAAGCCTGGGCTACAGCGATGCCGAGGCCCTGGGAAAGACACTGGCGCTGCTCAAGTCCGACCGTGACACCGACGTGTATTTCGTCGGCATCCAGCAGGCGCTGCGGCGCACGGGCAAATGGGCCGGTGAAATCTGGAGTCGCCGCAAAAACGGTGAGGTGTTTCCGCAGTGGGTCAACATCAATGCGGTGTACGACGCGGCGGGCGAGGTCAGCTATTTTGTGGCCACGCTGTCCGACATCACTCTGCGCAAAGCCGCAGAGGACCAGATTCGCCAGCTGGCGTTTTTCGACCCCCTGACCGAGCTACCCAACCGGCGCCTGCTGATGGACCGGCTGCAGCGTGCGCTGAGTTCCAGCGACCGCAACAAGCGCACCGGGGCGCTGCTGTTCATCGATCTGGACAACTTCAAGACCCTCAATGACACCCGGGGCCACGACAAGGGCGATCTGCTGCTGCGCCAGGCGGCCCAGCGCCTGTCGGCCTGCATCCGCGACTGCGACACCGTGGCCCGGCTCGGCGGCGACGAATTTCTGGTGGTGCTGGAAAACCTGGACAGCTCGGCAGCGGCGGCGGCAGCCGACGTACGCGCCGTGGGCGAGAAGATCGTCACCGCGCTGAACCAGCCCTACCAGCTCGGCGATTTTGATTTCAACAGTACGGCCAGCGTAGGGGTGGCGCTGTACAGCGGCCTGAGTCTGTCCATGGACGAGTTGCTCAAGCAGGCCGACTTGGCCATGTACCAGGCCAAAGCGGCCGGGCGCAATGGCCTGCGGTTTTTCGATCCCGCCATGCAGGCGGTGGTCAACGCCCGGGCCGCCCTGGAGTCCGATCTGCGCCTGGCTATCAGCCAGCGGCAATTTGACTTGTATTACCAACCCCAGGTGGACGGACAGGGCCGCATTACCGGCGCCGAGGCACTGCTGCGCTGGCCGCACCCGGTGCGCGGGATGGTGTCCCCGGCCAGCTTCATTCCCTTGGCCGAGGAAACCGGCCACATCTTGCCGCTAGGCCACTGGGTGCTGGAGACGGCCTGCAAGCAACTGGTGCAGTGGTCCCAGCAGCCGCAGATGGAGCCCCTGGTGCTGGCGGTCAACGTCAGCGCCCGGCAGTTTCGCGAACCCACTTTCGTCGGCGGCGTGCTGGCCCTGCTGGCCGCCACCGGGGCCAACCCGAAGCGCCTCAAGCTGGAGCTCACCGAGAGCATGCTGATCGACAACCTGGAAGAGATGGTCGGCAAGATGGCCGCCCTGCAGGCCCAGGGCATTGGCTTGTCGCTGGACGACTTTGGTACCGGCTATTCGTCGCTGTCATACCTCAAACGTCTGCCGCTGGACCAGCTCAAGATCGATCAGTCGTTTGTGCGCGACGTGCTCAACGATCCCAGCGATGCCGCCATCGCCCGCACCGTCGTGGCCCTGGCCCAAAACCTGGGCCTGGGCGTGATGGCCGAAGGCGTGGAGACCTTGGCACAAAAAGAGTTTCTTGCCCAGTGTGGCTGCCATGCCTACCAGGGCTTCCTGTTCAGCCGGGCCTTGCCCGCGGCGCAGTTTGTGGAGTTTGTGCAGCGCTCCGAGGCGACGGCTTAG